In a genomic window of Campylobacter concisus:
- a CDS encoding tRNA (cytidine(34)-2'-O)-methyltransferase — MFNIVLVHPQIPQNTGAIGRMCVNANLKLHIVKPTVFDLSEKAVRRAGLDYWKILNPKIWDSLEEFLEANLSHKDRFFFATTKTNRLYYEARFKPGDFIFFGGESTGLPREFMDINFKNAITIPMGKEGRSLNLAMSAGIIAYEAIRQNITEFDFRSEI, encoded by the coding sequence ATGTTTAACATAGTCCTAGTCCATCCTCAGATACCGCAAAATACTGGAGCTATCGGTAGAATGTGCGTTAATGCAAATTTAAAGCTACATATCGTTAAGCCAACGGTCTTTGATCTGAGTGAAAAGGCTGTTAGACGAGCAGGGCTTGACTACTGGAAAATTTTAAATCCAAAAATTTGGGATAGTTTGGAAGAATTTTTAGAAGCAAACTTAAGCCACAAGGATAGATTTTTCTTCGCTACCACAAAGACAAATAGGCTTTACTACGAGGCTAGGTTTAAACCGGGAGATTTTATATTTTTTGGTGGCGAGAGTACTGGGCTGCCAAGAGAATTTATGGATATAAATTTTAAAAATGCCATAACCATACCAATGGGAAAAGAGGGCAGGAGCTTAAATTTAGCTATGAGTGCTGGTATTATCGCTTATGAGGCGATCAGGCAAAATATCACTGAATTTGACTTTAGGAGTGAGATTTGA
- a CDS encoding CCA tRNA nucleotidyltransferase, which produces MQISKIDSKISQNKPLDGSKNEIKIKNEIYKNSELDFFRSLFAPFTSRVYLVGGCVRDAFLGREIYDYDIEVYDIEPLKFNELMASIGASGVGKSYFIYKYKNYDIGLPRSESKTGNLHKDFAVSYINDPKIASLRRDFTINAMMMNIFNGEILDFYGGKQDLANKILRHIDSEKFKEDPLRILRGVQFSARIDFSIADETLALMKSLSLEHLSRDRINTELIKFFRAKYLEKGAYYLFELGLFKEIFGMQISMDDGFLSDLKSAREFVDDERLFLYLLFGKFELDANEILEKMRLSKSYFSILKQPYFKDMPSDKELMQIALNMPIKSWLGAYNKERIERAKKLGIYEMKFDTKVDVAEILSAGFKNEEIAKEIKRRQELKISKYLSERKPRKD; this is translated from the coding sequence TTGCAAATATCGAAAATAGACTCCAAAATCTCTCAAAATAAGCCATTAGACGGCTCAAAAAATGAGATAAAAATCAAAAATGAAATTTATAAAAATAGCGAGCTAGATTTTTTTAGATCGCTATTTGCTCCATTTACTTCACGTGTCTATCTAGTTGGTGGCTGCGTGAGAGATGCGTTCTTGGGGCGAGAAATTTATGATTATGACATCGAAGTTTATGACATCGAGCCTTTAAAATTTAATGAGCTAATGGCTAGCATAGGCGCTAGCGGTGTTGGTAAAAGCTACTTCATCTACAAATACAAAAACTACGACATTGGGCTTCCAAGAAGCGAGAGCAAAACTGGAAATTTGCACAAAGACTTTGCAGTAAGCTATATTAACGATCCCAAAATAGCGAGCCTTAGGCGAGATTTTACGATAAATGCCATGATGATGAATATCTTTAATGGAGAAATTTTAGACTTTTACGGTGGAAAGCAAGATTTAGCAAACAAGATATTAAGGCACATTGATAGTGAAAAATTTAAAGAAGATCCACTAAGGATACTTCGTGGTGTGCAGTTTAGCGCGAGGATTGATTTTAGCATAGCTGATGAGACGCTAGCTCTTATGAAAAGCCTTAGTTTAGAGCATCTAAGCAGAGATAGGATAAATACTGAGCTTATTAAATTCTTTCGCGCAAAGTATCTAGAAAAAGGAGCTTACTATCTTTTTGAGCTTGGACTTTTTAAAGAAATTTTTGGTATGCAAATTTCTATGGACGATGGATTTTTAAGCGATCTTAAGAGTGCTAGAGAATTTGTGGATGATGAGAGGCTATTTTTGTATCTTTTGTTTGGCAAATTTGAGCTTGACGCAAATGAAATTTTAGAGAAAATGCGTCTGTCAAAGAGCTACTTTTCTATCTTAAAGCAGCCTTATTTTAAGGACATGCCAAGCGATAAAGAGCTAATGCAAATTGCCCTAAATATGCCCATAAAATCATGGCTTGGAGCTTATAATAAAGAGCGAATAGAGCGTGCCAAGAAGCTTGGAATTTATGAGATGAAATTTGACACGAAAGTCGATGTGGCAGAGATTTTATCAGCTGGTTTTAAAAACGAAGAGATTGCAAAAGAGATAAAACGTAGGCAAGAGCTTAAAATTTCAAAATATCTAAGCGAGCGTAAGCCTAGAAAAGATTAG
- a CDS encoding CiaD-like domain-containing protein translates to MKLDDIARMAISEVSAELEKIEALQNKKQEELERENLKKELLAIESNENALNNELKVEANLQNEQVFEVKDEPASITKSREVSEEKIFLANLAERIEVLFEGLKQTSEQNLASRLELTTKFLEFTLANIENRLQNLSK, encoded by the coding sequence ATGAAGCTTGATGATATCGCTAGAATGGCAATCAGTGAGGTTAGTGCCGAGCTTGAGAAAATAGAAGCACTGCAAAACAAAAAGCAAGAAGAGCTCGAGCGAGAGAATTTAAAAAAAGAGCTTTTGGCTATAGAGTCTAATGAAAATGCACTAAATAACGAGCTAAAAGTTGAGGCAAATTTACAAAATGAGCAAGTGTTTGAGGTAAAAGACGAGCCAGCAAGTATAACAAAAAGTAGAGAGGTGAGCGAAGAGAAAATTTTCTTAGCAAACCTTGCTGAGCGCATAGAAGTGCTTTTTGAAGGGCTTAAACAAACTAGTGAACAAAATCTTGCTTCAAGGCTTGAGCTAACTACAAAATTTTTAGAATTTACCCTTGCAAATATCGAAAATAGACTCCAAAATCTCTCAAAATAA
- the leuB gene encoding 3-isopropylmalate dehydrogenase yields the protein MREYKICVIKGDGIGPEIIDEAIKILDVVSAEFGMKFEYDYKLMGGAAYDVFGVPLPDETLSSALSSDAVLFGAIGGEKWDSLPRHLRPESGLLKIRKELEAYANLRPAIVFDELVDASTLKPEVLRGVDFVVVRELTGGLYFGQPREKGEDRAFNTMVYSKMEIERIAKIAFETAMLRKKKVCMVDKANVLETSQLWREVTSEVAKNYPEVELSFMYVDNAAMQLVRAPANFDVILTENLFGDILSDEASMVCGSIGLLPSASMGGKVGIYEPIHGSAPDIAGQCIANPIATILSAAMMLRYAFSENDAADAIENAVKEALAKGYRTKDIAAFNAVEICSTSEIGDVIAGFIKK from the coding sequence ATGAGAGAATATAAAATTTGTGTTATAAAGGGCGATGGTATCGGTCCTGAAATAATCGACGAAGCGATAAAAATTCTAGATGTAGTAAGTGCTGAGTTTGGTATGAAATTCGAGTACGACTATAAGCTTATGGGCGGTGCAGCTTATGATGTATTTGGTGTGCCTTTGCCAGATGAGACGCTTAGTTCTGCTCTAAGCTCTGATGCTGTGCTTTTTGGAGCGATCGGCGGCGAGAAGTGGGATAGTTTGCCAAGACATCTAAGGCCAGAGAGCGGACTTTTAAAGATTAGAAAAGAGCTTGAAGCTTATGCAAATTTACGCCCAGCCATCGTTTTTGATGAGCTAGTGGATGCTAGCACACTAAAGCCAGAGGTTTTAAGAGGCGTTGATTTTGTCGTGGTTCGTGAGCTAACGGGCGGACTTTATTTTGGGCAGCCACGTGAAAAAGGCGAAGATAGAGCGTTTAATACGATGGTTTATTCTAAAATGGAGATAGAGCGCATCGCAAAGATCGCCTTTGAAACAGCAATGCTTCGCAAGAAAAAGGTCTGCATGGTCGATAAGGCAAATGTGCTTGAGACAAGTCAGCTTTGGCGTGAGGTGACTAGCGAAGTGGCTAAAAATTACCCTGAAGTAGAGCTTAGCTTTATGTATGTGGATAATGCAGCGATGCAGCTAGTAAGAGCCCCAGCAAATTTTGACGTTATACTTACTGAAAATTTATTCGGCGACATTTTAAGTGATGAAGCGAGTATGGTTTGTGGCTCGATAGGACTTTTGCCAAGCGCTAGTATGGGTGGCAAAGTGGGAATTTATGAGCCAATACACGGCTCAGCTCCAGACATCGCAGGGCAATGCATAGCAAACCCAATCGCAACAATTTTAAGTGCAGCAATGATGCTAAGATACGCATTTAGTGAAAATGACGCCGCAGATGCGATAGAAAATGCTGTGAAAGAGGCACTTGCAAAAGGTTATAGAACAAAAGATATCGCTGCTTTTAACGCAGTTGAAATTTGCTCAACTAGCGAGATAGGCGATGTTATCGCAGGATTTATCAAAAAATGA